In Cotesia glomerata isolate CgM1 linkage group LG3, MPM_Cglom_v2.3, whole genome shotgun sequence, one genomic interval encodes:
- the LOC123262197 gene encoding odorant receptor Or1-like isoform X2 — MLSITILQYLGLWRTENDSGVRLYLNIIHSYFTAVYIYFDVFFEAVELISNYTSFQQFLNSAIIFLTMVGVCGKVFNVLLKRKEILHLLDIIERHPCCYQDAEEKKIQDKFDSKIKYRTLAFLIVTESAVMTTVVVSIFRDTPNREMYYDTYLPFDSSTIGYWSSYVFQITAQVFGSLVNVAHDTLIPGMILKICAQLSILEHRLDLVCKDVDPHDQFTKAKKENLNKITECIKHHLQILQLADRTNKVFSIVMLYQFSISTIVICITIYTLSQVKISDPEFFAMADYFMCMTVQIFGVCIASTECNIKSVNIAAAVYQLNWYNLDIDSQKSLLLIMTRSSKPLKFNAAYFIEVSLNSYNQLMKLSYSAYNVLK, encoded by the exons ATGCTGTCAATAACTATTCTGCAGTATTTAGGCTTATGGCGAACTGAAAACGACAGTGGAGTCAGATTatacttaaatattattcactcttattttactgcggtttatatatattttgatgtatttttcgAAGCAGTCGAACTGATTAGCAATTACACTAGTTTTCAACAATTTCTCAACAGcgcaattattttcttaacaatggTTGGTGTTTGTGGAAAAGTTTTCAACGTACTTCTCAAACGTAAGGAGATTCTACATCTACTTGATATTATTGAAAGACATCCATGCTGTTATCAAGAtgctgaagaaaaaaaaatccaagataaatttgatagtAAGATCAA ATATCGGACTCTTGCTTTCTTAATAGTCACCGAGTCAGCTGTAATGACCACAGTGGTTGTATCAATATTTCGTGATACACCAAACCGTGAAATGTATTATGATACATATCTCCCATTTGATTCATCAACTATTGGGTACTGGTCATCCTATGTCTTTCAAATTACTGCTCAAGTTTTTGGATCATTGGTAAATGTTGCTCATGATACCTTAATCCCTGGGATGATACTGAAAATTTGCGCGCagttgagtattttagagCACCGATTAGATTTAGTGTGTAAGGATGTTGATCCGCATGACCAGTTTACTAAagctaaaaaagaaaatttaaataaaattacagagTGCATAAAACATCATCTTCAAATTCTTCA atTAGCTGACAGAACAAACAAAGTTTTTAGTATTGTCATGctttatcaattttcaatcAGTACTATTGTGATATGTATAACAATTTATACACTATCTCAAGTTAAAATAAGTGATCCAGAATTTTTTGCAATGGCGGATTATTTTATGTGTATGACCGTACAAATTTTTGGCGTCTGTATTGCCAGTACCGAGTGCAATATTAAg AGTGTAAACATCGCAGCAGCTGTTTATCAGTTAAACTGGTACAATTTGGATATTGATTCACAGAAAAGCTTGTTACTTATAATGACTCGAAGTTCAAAACCATTAAAATTCAACGCTGCGTACTTTATTGAAGTATCTCTCAACTCTTACAATCAA CTTATGAAACTTTCTTATTCAGCTTACAATGTTCTGAAATAA
- the LOC123262191 gene encoding homeobox protein 2-like isoform X1 — MSICFFFFFSIYYLFSNLFWVRRDQGYTRDLAGILWSCVVGLHRPAPRYSQQFMPETSFSCRNKIVGSYYADPETDCQLFHVCVSVAGLIQDYKFLCPNDTAFDQESQTCADWYDVDCEAATLYYASDNFDLYRLGSGLESLQYDSSRTDAEPQDHLQRSETNDPVRSAANNLNRVAQNTFKSQSSQSSASNSQINNNNNNKNLDILRGSSSSNFYNNRNGKEDDYENDKTYRDEPLIEPKKKPGVRKIARKHQNFASYNPTTTAAPITSTHSYDNYQKNNDNTEYYANRRTKFESPSTQEPQTTARPAQQDYNRRNNHHKYNAPSTTLRPPSTPQQTYQPPSSTIRPAPFNNNNNNQKNYGQNPTTVKPVTYSQNIQYSPSTVRPTTFNQNNYNNQYTQYNGNSRSPSTTGTPSTYQQQTQDYTNHLARNYNNVQRSTGTSPAPPTTVSPNFFDAYKSNNNNNNNNNNNNNQFNGKNGQVRSSTQTTKFYPNYNNNNNYAPPTTYSPGTAKKSNNDGNRSDNYSNQQSNDNNQYYDASTQHSKATQYYDSTKAPKKVTQYNNYDNSNSRKYSESSTANYDFARSQSAIGFSPASINLLAETPKTTTVAPRRTAAPTTYNPNNFHRTQQQYSTTQKAATYASGTAKPFSSTAGFIDATTPRPKSTKKNDYDYAYYDNTGGLEYDGLDLENVARNKESSKIARN, encoded by the exons AtgtcaatttgtttttttttttttttttcaatttattatttattttccaacCTGTTTTGGGTTAGGCGAGATCAAGGCTACACACGAGATTTAG CTGGGATCTTGTGGAGTTGCGTGGTGGGTTTACATCGACCCGCACCGAGGTACTCGCAACAATTTATGCCGGAAACTTCATTTTCTTGTCGCAACAAGATCGTGGGTAGTTACTACGCCGATCCTGAGACTGACTGTCAATTATTTCACGTCTGTGTTTCAGTAGCTGGACTCATCCAGGAttacaa atttttatgTCCCAATGACACGGCATTTGATCAGGAAAGTCAAACTTGCGCCGATTGGTACGACGTAGATTGTGAAGCAGCAACATTATACTACGCGAGTGATAATTTTGACCTTTACCGCCTGGGGTCTGGTCTCGAGTCCCTTCAATACGACTCGAGTCGCACTGATGCCGAGCCCCAAGATCATCTCCAGCGCAGTGAAACAAACGATCCCGTACGTTCTGCTGCTAATAATCTCAACCGCGTTGCTCAGAATACTTTCAAAAGCCAGTCTTCACAGTCTTCAGCCTCCAattcacaaataaataataacaacaataacaaaaatcTCGACATTCTTCGTGGGAGTAGCAGCAGCAATTTCTACAACAACAGAAATGGCAAAGAAGACGACTATGAAAATGATAAGACCTACCGCGACGAGCCGTTGATTGAACCAAAAAAGAAACCAGGAGTCCGTAAAATAGCTCGCAAACACCAGAACTTTGCAAGCTACAACCCCACAACTACCGCTGCTCCAATTACTTCAACCCATAGCTACGATAATTACCAGAAAAACAACGACAATACTGAATACTACGCTAACCGTAGAACAAAGTTTGAATCACCTAGCACCCAAGAACCTCAAACAACTGCTCGTCCAGCACAACAGGATTACAACAGAAGAAACAATCATCACAAGTACAATGCTCCCTCAACGACATTACGTCCACCGTCAACTCCTCAGCAGACCTATCAACCACCCAGCAGCACCATTAGACCTGCTCcatttaataacaacaacaataatcagAAAAACTATGGGCAAAATCCAACTACTGTAAAACCAGTGACTTACAGTCAAAATATCCAATACTCTCCCAGCACTGTAAGACCCACTACTTTCAACCAGAATAATTACAACAATCAGTACACACAATACAACGGAAATTCAAGATCACCTAGCACTACTGGCACGCCCAGTACTTACCAACAACAAACTCAGGATTACACAAACCACCTCGCAAGAAATTACAATAATGTTCAGAGATCAACTGGTACATCTCCAGCACCTCCTACTACTGTTTCTCCTAATTTCTTCGACGCTTATAAatcaaacaataataataataataataataacaataacaacaatcaATTTAATGGTAAAAATGGTCAAGTTCGCTCAAGCACTCAAACTACTAAATTCTACcccaattacaataataacaataattacgCGCCGCCTACTACTTACTCTCCAGGAACAGCGAAAAAATCTAACAATGATGGAAATCGAAGCGATAATTACAGTAATCAACAGTCTAATGACAACAACCAGTACTATGATGCGAGCACTCAACATAGCAAAGCTACTCAGTACTACGACTCGACAAAAGCACCCAAAAAAGTAACCCAGTACAATAATTATGACAACTCTAATTCGAGAAAGTATTCTGAAAGCAGTACTGCCAATTACGATTTCGCTAGATCACAATCAGCTATTGGATTTAGCCCGGCTAGCATAAATCTTCTTGCTGAGACTCCAAAGACTACAACTGTTGCTCCaag acgAACAGCCGCTCCTACAACTTACAATCCAAACAATTTCCATAGAACACAACAGCAATACTCAACGACGCAAAAAGCCGCAACCTATGCCAGCGGTACTGCTAAACCGTTCTCAAGCACCGCAGGATTTATCGACGCGACGACTCCAAGGCCAAAGTCTACCAAGAAAAATGACTATGATTACGCTTATTACGACAACACTGGAGGTCTAGAGTACGACGGTCTTGATTTGGAAAATGTCGCGAGAAATAAGGAATCTTCAAAGATAGCGagaaactaa
- the LOC123262191 gene encoding homeobox protein 2-like isoform X2, translated as MSFKNFFLVVIAGILWSCVVGLHRPAPRYSQQFMPETSFSCRNKIVGSYYADPETDCQLFHVCVSVAGLIQDYKFLCPNDTAFDQESQTCADWYDVDCEAATLYYASDNFDLYRLGSGLESLQYDSSRTDAEPQDHLQRSETNDPVRSAANNLNRVAQNTFKSQSSQSSASNSQINNNNNNKNLDILRGSSSSNFYNNRNGKEDDYENDKTYRDEPLIEPKKKPGVRKIARKHQNFASYNPTTTAAPITSTHSYDNYQKNNDNTEYYANRRTKFESPSTQEPQTTARPAQQDYNRRNNHHKYNAPSTTLRPPSTPQQTYQPPSSTIRPAPFNNNNNNQKNYGQNPTTVKPVTYSQNIQYSPSTVRPTTFNQNNYNNQYTQYNGNSRSPSTTGTPSTYQQQTQDYTNHLARNYNNVQRSTGTSPAPPTTVSPNFFDAYKSNNNNNNNNNNNNNQFNGKNGQVRSSTQTTKFYPNYNNNNNYAPPTTYSPGTAKKSNNDGNRSDNYSNQQSNDNNQYYDASTQHSKATQYYDSTKAPKKVTQYNNYDNSNSRKYSESSTANYDFARSQSAIGFSPASINLLAETPKTTTVAPRRTAAPTTYNPNNFHRTQQQYSTTQKAATYASGTAKPFSSTAGFIDATTPRPKSTKKNDYDYAYYDNTGGLEYDGLDLENVARNKESSKIARN; from the exons atGTCTTTCAAGAACTTTTTCCTCGTAGTCATTg CTGGGATCTTGTGGAGTTGCGTGGTGGGTTTACATCGACCCGCACCGAGGTACTCGCAACAATTTATGCCGGAAACTTCATTTTCTTGTCGCAACAAGATCGTGGGTAGTTACTACGCCGATCCTGAGACTGACTGTCAATTATTTCACGTCTGTGTTTCAGTAGCTGGACTCATCCAGGAttacaa atttttatgTCCCAATGACACGGCATTTGATCAGGAAAGTCAAACTTGCGCCGATTGGTACGACGTAGATTGTGAAGCAGCAACATTATACTACGCGAGTGATAATTTTGACCTTTACCGCCTGGGGTCTGGTCTCGAGTCCCTTCAATACGACTCGAGTCGCACTGATGCCGAGCCCCAAGATCATCTCCAGCGCAGTGAAACAAACGATCCCGTACGTTCTGCTGCTAATAATCTCAACCGCGTTGCTCAGAATACTTTCAAAAGCCAGTCTTCACAGTCTTCAGCCTCCAattcacaaataaataataacaacaataacaaaaatcTCGACATTCTTCGTGGGAGTAGCAGCAGCAATTTCTACAACAACAGAAATGGCAAAGAAGACGACTATGAAAATGATAAGACCTACCGCGACGAGCCGTTGATTGAACCAAAAAAGAAACCAGGAGTCCGTAAAATAGCTCGCAAACACCAGAACTTTGCAAGCTACAACCCCACAACTACCGCTGCTCCAATTACTTCAACCCATAGCTACGATAATTACCAGAAAAACAACGACAATACTGAATACTACGCTAACCGTAGAACAAAGTTTGAATCACCTAGCACCCAAGAACCTCAAACAACTGCTCGTCCAGCACAACAGGATTACAACAGAAGAAACAATCATCACAAGTACAATGCTCCCTCAACGACATTACGTCCACCGTCAACTCCTCAGCAGACCTATCAACCACCCAGCAGCACCATTAGACCTGCTCcatttaataacaacaacaataatcagAAAAACTATGGGCAAAATCCAACTACTGTAAAACCAGTGACTTACAGTCAAAATATCCAATACTCTCCCAGCACTGTAAGACCCACTACTTTCAACCAGAATAATTACAACAATCAGTACACACAATACAACGGAAATTCAAGATCACCTAGCACTACTGGCACGCCCAGTACTTACCAACAACAAACTCAGGATTACACAAACCACCTCGCAAGAAATTACAATAATGTTCAGAGATCAACTGGTACATCTCCAGCACCTCCTACTACTGTTTCTCCTAATTTCTTCGACGCTTATAAatcaaacaataataataataataataataacaataacaacaatcaATTTAATGGTAAAAATGGTCAAGTTCGCTCAAGCACTCAAACTACTAAATTCTACcccaattacaataataacaataattacgCGCCGCCTACTACTTACTCTCCAGGAACAGCGAAAAAATCTAACAATGATGGAAATCGAAGCGATAATTACAGTAATCAACAGTCTAATGACAACAACCAGTACTATGATGCGAGCACTCAACATAGCAAAGCTACTCAGTACTACGACTCGACAAAAGCACCCAAAAAAGTAACCCAGTACAATAATTATGACAACTCTAATTCGAGAAAGTATTCTGAAAGCAGTACTGCCAATTACGATTTCGCTAGATCACAATCAGCTATTGGATTTAGCCCGGCTAGCATAAATCTTCTTGCTGAGACTCCAAAGACTACAACTGTTGCTCCaag acgAACAGCCGCTCCTACAACTTACAATCCAAACAATTTCCATAGAACACAACAGCAATACTCAACGACGCAAAAAGCCGCAACCTATGCCAGCGGTACTGCTAAACCGTTCTCAAGCACCGCAGGATTTATCGACGCGACGACTCCAAGGCCAAAGTCTACCAAGAAAAATGACTATGATTACGCTTATTACGACAACACTGGAGGTCTAGAGTACGACGGTCTTGATTTGGAAAATGTCGCGAGAAATAAGGAATCTTCAAAGATAGCGagaaactaa
- the LOC123262197 gene encoding odorant receptor 33a-like isoform X1, whose protein sequence is MLSITILQYLGLWRTENDSGVRLYLNIIHSYFTAVYIYFDVFFEAVELISNYTSFQQFLNSAIIFLTMVGVCGKVFNVLLKRKEILHLLDIIERHPCCYQDAEEKKIQDKFDSKIKYRTLAFLIVTESAVMTTVVVSIFRDTPNREMYYDTYLPFDSSTIGYWSSYVFQITAQVFGSLVNVAHDTLIPGMILKICAQLSILEHRLDLVCKDVDPHDQFTKAKKENLNKITECIKHHLQILQLADRTNKVFSIVMLYQFSISTIVICITIYTLSQVKISDPEFFAMADYFMCMTVQIFGVCIASTECNIKSVNIAAAVYQLNWYNLDIDSQKSLLLIMTRSSKPLKFNAAYFIEVSLNSYNQVLLYIYYFQFHFTKYTSFYQFYIIIPAYETFLFSLQCSEIITIN, encoded by the exons ATGCTGTCAATAACTATTCTGCAGTATTTAGGCTTATGGCGAACTGAAAACGACAGTGGAGTCAGATTatacttaaatattattcactcttattttactgcggtttatatatattttgatgtatttttcgAAGCAGTCGAACTGATTAGCAATTACACTAGTTTTCAACAATTTCTCAACAGcgcaattattttcttaacaatggTTGGTGTTTGTGGAAAAGTTTTCAACGTACTTCTCAAACGTAAGGAGATTCTACATCTACTTGATATTATTGAAAGACATCCATGCTGTTATCAAGAtgctgaagaaaaaaaaatccaagataaatttgatagtAAGATCAA ATATCGGACTCTTGCTTTCTTAATAGTCACCGAGTCAGCTGTAATGACCACAGTGGTTGTATCAATATTTCGTGATACACCAAACCGTGAAATGTATTATGATACATATCTCCCATTTGATTCATCAACTATTGGGTACTGGTCATCCTATGTCTTTCAAATTACTGCTCAAGTTTTTGGATCATTGGTAAATGTTGCTCATGATACCTTAATCCCTGGGATGATACTGAAAATTTGCGCGCagttgagtattttagagCACCGATTAGATTTAGTGTGTAAGGATGTTGATCCGCATGACCAGTTTACTAAagctaaaaaagaaaatttaaataaaattacagagTGCATAAAACATCATCTTCAAATTCTTCA atTAGCTGACAGAACAAACAAAGTTTTTAGTATTGTCATGctttatcaattttcaatcAGTACTATTGTGATATGTATAACAATTTATACACTATCTCAAGTTAAAATAAGTGATCCAGAATTTTTTGCAATGGCGGATTATTTTATGTGTATGACCGTACAAATTTTTGGCGTCTGTATTGCCAGTACCGAGTGCAATATTAAg AGTGTAAACATCGCAGCAGCTGTTTATCAGTTAAACTGGTACAATTTGGATATTGATTCACAGAAAAGCTTGTTACTTATAATGACTCGAAGTTCAAAACCATTAAAATTCAACGCTGCGTACTTTATTGAAGTATCTCTCAACTCTTACAATCAAGTACTATtgtacatttattattttcaatttcatttcACTAAATACACTTCTTTTTaccaattttatattatcattCCAGCTTATGAAACTTTCTTATTCAGCTTACAATGTTCTGAAATAATAACCATCAATTAG
- the LOC123261484 gene encoding odorant receptor 2a-like, whose protein sequence is MILPYSFGILRGLGLWKLENITGWKKYLQIIYSYFWITIVSSCVFFELLAITEHINDVQQFVDSSIILLTMIAICGKMFNVLARRKEIIHLLAILQTYPCCYQDEEEKNIKDKYDKIINLRTIVYLGLTESAVTMVLSVSMLNDIPNRALAYNVWVPYDPTHSIGYFVTYGHQFFAHFVGASVNAAFDTLVPSLILKINCQLSILEHRINLITKNVYNADSLADIKKKEISEISKCVDHHLKIFQLVEILNKVFSSVIFLQFSISTIVICVTVYRLSQIQLSHPEFVPTACYFICMLLQVFIICLASSECSFKSSDIVTAVYQTNWYILSVSSQKSLLLIMTRSLRPLKFTAGSFVEISLSTYNQVLFNIIMLSITILQYLGLWRTENDSGVRLYLNIIHSYFTAVYIYFDVFFEAVELIISYTSFQQFLNSAIIFLSMVGACGKIFNVLLKRKEILHLLDIFETHPCCYQDDEEKKIQDKFDSKIKYRTLAFLIITESAVMTTVVISIFRDTPNREMFYDTYLPFDSSTIGYWSSYIFQITAQVFGSLANVAHDTLIPGMILKICAQLSILEHRLDLVCKDVDPHDQFTKAKKEKLNKITECIKHHLQILKLADRTNKVFSIVMLYQFSISTIVICITIYTLSQVKISDPEFFAMVDYFMFMTIQIFSVCIASTECNIKSVGIATAVYQSNWYNLDIDAQKSLLLIMTRSSQPLKFNAAYFIEVSLNSYNQLMKLSYSAYNVLK, encoded by the exons ATGATATTGCCGTACAGTTTTGGAATTCTTAGAGGTCTGGGTTTGTGGAAGCTGGAAAATATTACTggatggaaaaaatatttacagattatttattcatatttttggatAACAATAGTCTCCTCTTgcgtattttttgaattattagcAATTACCGAGCATATAAATGACGTACAACAATTTGTTGACAGCTCAATAATACTTTTGACCATGATTGCAATCTGTGGAAAAATGTTCAATGTACTTGCTAGGCGTAAAGAAATAATACACTTACTAGCCATTTTACAAACTTACCCATGTTGTTATCAAGATGAggaagagaagaatatcaaagataaatatgacaaaattataaa TTTGAGAACAATAGTTTACTTGGGACTTACCGAGTCGGCAGTTACGATGGTCCTGAGTGTGTCAATGTTGAATGATATTCCAAATCGAGCATTGGCGTATAACGTTTGGGTGCCATACGATCCGACCCACAGCATCGGTTACTTTGTAACGTATGGCCATCAATTTTTCGCACACTTTGTAGGTGCGTCAGTTAATGCTGCGTTTGACACTCTTGTTCCAAGTCtgatactaaaaattaactgtCAATTGAGTATTCTCGAGCATCGGATTAATTTGATAACCAAAAATGTTTACAACGCTGATTCACTTGCtgatattaagaaaaaagaaataagtgaaatttcaaaatgtGTCGACCATCacctaaaaatatttca atTAGTTGAAATACTAAATAAAGTCTTCAGCTcggttatttttttacaattttccaTAAGCACTATCGTTATATGCGTTACAGTCTACAGATTATCACAAATTCAACTCAGTCATCCAGAATTCGTTCCAACGGCTTGTTATTTTATCTGTATGCTTTTACaggtttttataatttgtttagCCAGTAGCGAATGTAGTTTTAAG aGTTCTGATATAGTTACTGCGGTTTATCAAACAAATTGGTACATTTTAAGTGTCAGTTCccaaaaaagtttattactCATAATGACACGCAGTCTTCGGCCGTTGAAATTTACGGCTGGATCTTTTGTTGAAATATCTCTAAGCACATATAATCaggtattatt cAATATAATAATGCTTTCAATAACTATCCTGCAGTATTTAGGCTTATGGCGAACTGAAAACGACAGTGGAGTCAGATTatacttaaatattattcactcttattttactgcggtttatatatattttgatgtatttttcgAAGCAGTCGAACTGATTATCAGTTACACTAGTTTTCAACAATTTCTCAACAGcgcaattattttcttatcaaTGGTTGGTGCTtgtggaaaaattttcaacgtacTTCTAAAacgtaaggaaattttacatttacttgatatttttgaaacgCATCCATGCTGTTATCAAGatgatgaagaaaaaaaaatccaagataaatttgatagtAAGATCAA ATATCGGACTCttgcttttttaataatcaccGAATCGGCTGTAATGACCACAGTGGTTATATCAATATTTCGTGATACACCAAACCGTGAAATGTTTTATGATACATATCTCCCATTTGATTCATCAACTATTGGATACTGGTCATCCTATATCTTTCAAATTACTGCTCAAGTTTTTGGGTCATTGGCAAATGTTGCTCATGATACCTTAATCCCTGGGATGATACTAAAAATTTGCGCGCAGTTGAGTATTTTAGAACACCGATTAGATTTAGTGTGTAAGGATGTTGATCCGCATGACCAGTTTACTAAAgctaaaaaagaaaagttaaataaaattacagagTGCATTAAACATCATCTTCAAATTCTTAA atTAGCTGACAGAACAAACAAAGTTTTTAGTATTGTCATGctttatcaattttcaatcAGTACTATTGTGATATGTATAACAATTTATACACTATCTCAGGTTAAAATAAGTGATCCAGAATTTTTTGCAATGGTggattattttatgtttatgaCCATACAAATTTTTAGCGTCTGTATTGCCAGTACCGAGTGCAATATTAAG AGTGTAGGCATCGCAACAGCTGTTTATCAGTCAAACTGGTACAATTTGGATATTGATGCACAGAAAAGCTTGTTACTCATAATGACTCGAAGTTCTCAACCATTGAAATTCAACGCTGCATACTTTATTGAAGTATCTCTCAACTCTTACAATCAA CTGATGAAACTTTCTTATTCAGCTTACAATGTTCTGAAATAA
- the LOC123261483 gene encoding odorant receptor Or1-like — protein sequence MLQDRNKTLYVCFVKTLGLTVNIGITQNQFARITSNIIKYLEAKKLFRLLLAFLIVTESAVMATVVVSIFRDTPNREMYYDTYLPFDSSNIGYWSSYVFQITAQVFGSFVNVAHDTLISGMILKICAQLSILEHRLDLVCKDVDPHDQFTKAKKEKLNKITECIKHHLQILKLADRTNKVFSIVMLYQFSISTIVICITIYTLSQVKISDPEFFAMADYFMFMTVQIFGVCIASTECNIKSVSIATAVYQSNWYNLDIDAQKSLLLIMTRSSKPLKFNAAYFIEVSLNSYNQVLFLQSKPYLVPELIYYRPLILKYIINNIMLLHWSFGILQCLGLWQVVNSNSIEYTWKIFFYFMYTNFMIIFIYSCVLFELIALIASFDNPELFINNLIILLTMVGVCGKIANVIVKRKEIDQLIEILGSYPCCYQNEKEKVIEKNFDKTIKSRTIAYLIMTESAVVMVVSVSILCDTPNRALPFDIWLPYNYKTSNIGYWIAYSHQIFAHIFGALVNVAYDTMIPGFMLKICAQLSILEHRVGLLNKNDNLSKSLDAKKQKEINEISKCVQHHLKIFQLAEITNKVFSTVTFLQFSISSIVICVTVYRLSQITIDNPQFVPTVIYFTCMLTQVFITCFASTECTFKSGDVAMAVYQSDWYILSLGTQKSLLVIMMQSQKELKFNAGYFIDVSLNSYNQLMIKLSYSFYNVLQ from the exons ATGCTTCAAGATAGGAACAAAACACTTTATGTGTGTTTTGTTAAAACACTTGGACTTACAGTGAATATCggg aTTACTCAAAATCAATTCGCCCGAATTACCtcgaatattataaaatatctagaGGCAAAGAAACTCTTTCGATTGCT TCTTGCTTTCTTAATAGTCACCGAGTCAGCTGTAATGGCCACAGTGGTTGTATCAATATTTCGTGATACACCAAACCGTGAAATGTATTATGATACATATCTCCCATTTGATTCATCAAATATTGGGTACTGGTCATCCTATGTCTTTCAAATTACTGCTCAAGTTTTTGGATCATTTGTAAATGTTGCTCATGATACCTTAATCTCTGGGATGATACTAAAAATTTGCGCGCagttgagtattttagagCACCGATTAGATTTAGTGTGTAAGGATGTTGATCCGCATGACCAGTTTACTAAAgctaaaaaagaaaagttaaataaaattacagagTGCATTAAACATCATCTTCAAATTCTTAA atTAGCTGACAGAACAAACAAAGTTTTTAGTATTGTCATGctttatcaattttcaatcAGTACTATTGTGATATGTATAACAATTTATACACTATCTCAAGTTAAAATAAGTGATCCAGAATTTTTTGCAATGGCggattattttatgtttatgaCTGTACAAATTTTTGGCGTCTGTATTGCCAGTACCGAGTGCAATATTAAg AGTGTAAGCATCGCAACAGCTGTTTATCAGTCAAACTGGTACAATTTGGATATTGATGCACAGAAAAGCTTGTTACTCATAATGACTCGAAGTTCAAAACCATTGAAATTCAACGCTGCGTACTTTATTGAAGTATCTCTCAACTCTTACAATCAAGTACTATt TCTCCAGTCAAAGCCGTATCTTGTTCCAGAGCTTATATACTATAGACCGTTGATTctcaaatatataataaataatataatgttaTTACACTGGAGCTTTGGTATCCTGCAATGTTTAGGCTTATGGCAAGTGGTAAACTCAAACTCTATAGAGTATAcatggaaaatatttttttattttatgtacactaattttatgattatatttatttactcatgtgtattatttgaattaattgcaCTGATTGCATCCTTTGATAATCCCGagctatttattaataatttaatcattttactCACCATGGTTGGTGTTTGCGGTAAAATTGCCAACGTTATTGTAAAACGAAAAGAAATTGACCAACTTATTGAGATTCTTGGAAGTTATCCGTGTTGCTatcaaaatgaaaaagaaaaagttattgaaaaaaattttgataaaactaTCAA atcaAGAACAATAGCTTACTTGATAATGACAGAATCGGCAGTGGTGATGGTGGTAAGCGTATCGATACTTTGTGATACTCCAAATCGAGCATTACCCTTTGACATATGGTTGccatataattataaaacgtCAAATATTGGATACTGGATCGCTTACAGCCATCAAATTTTTGCTCATATTTTTGGAGCGCTAGTAAATGTCGCTTACGATACTATGATACCAGGTTTTATGTTGAAAATTTGCGCTCAATTATCTATTTTAGAGCATAGAGTAGGTTTACTCAACAAAAATGACAACTTATCCAAGTCATTGGATGCCAAAAAGCAGAaagaaattaatgaaatttcaaaatgtGTCCAACACCATCTAAAAATATTCCA ATTAGCTGAAATAACAAACAAAGTCTTCAGTACTGTtacttttttacaattttccaTCAGTTCCATCGTGATATGTGTGACAGTTTATAGATTATCTCAAATAACAATTGATAATCC ACAATTCGTACCAACAGTTATTTATTTCACTTGCATGCTTACGcaggtatttattacttgcttCGCCAGTACCGAGTGTACTTTCaag agcGGTGATGTAGCGATGGCCGTTTATCAATCTGATTGGTACATTTTGAGTCTCGGTACTCAAAAAAGCTTATTGGTGATAATGATGCAAAGTCAGAAGGAATTGAAATTTAACGCCGGGTATTTTATTGACGTATCTCTTAATTCCTACAATCAA CTGATGATAAAACTTTCTTATTCATTTTACAACGTTCTTCAGTGA